The following are encoded together in the Drosophila biarmipes strain raj3 chromosome 3L, RU_DBia_V1.1, whole genome shotgun sequence genome:
- the LOC108028601 gene encoding protein spitz has product MRVQDLPLAIALIGACLPLTAACSSRAIAKPRPTAAPILPPDNVELSTTPRPNVTFPIFACPPTYAAWYCLNDATCFTVEIHNEILYNCECALGFMGPRCEYKEIDGSYLPTRNRVMLEKASIVSGATLALLFMAMCCVVLYLRHEKLQKQKLHDSTTTTTTDGGCQNEGMDEVDGLRPLRPVRRPFGPCRILTLEEAHLQATASNRPRLCN; this is encoded by the coding sequence ATGCGAGTCCAGGATCTGCCGCTTGCCATCGCTTTAATCGGCGCTTGTTTGCCGCTTACCGCCGCCTGCTCATCGCGTGCCATAGCCAAGCCGCGGCCAACAGCTGCTCCGATCCTGCCGCCGGACAATGTGGAGCTGTCCACAACGCCGAGGCCGAATGTCACCTTTCCGATCTTCGCCTGTCCGCCCACATACGCCGCCTGGTATTGCCTGAACGATGCCACCTGCTTCACGGTGGAGATCCACAACGAAATCCTGTACAACTGCGAGTGCGCCCTGGGCTTCATGGGACCGCGATGCGAGTACAAGGAGATAGATGGCTCCTACCTGCCGACCAGGAACCGCGTGATGCTGGAGAAGGCCAGCATTGTGAGCGGAGCCACGCTGGCCCTGCTCTTCATGGCCATGTGCTGTGTGGTCTTGTACCTGCGGCACGAGAAGCTGCAGAAACAGAAGCTGCACGacagcaccacaaccacaacgACCGACGGGGGTTGCCAGAACGAGGGAATGGACGAGGTGGATGGCCTGCGACCCCTGCGCCCAGTGAGACGCCCCTTTGGCCCCTGCCGCATCCTAACGCTGGAGGAGGCCCACCTCCAGGCGACGGCCTCCAATCGCCCCAGGCTCTGCAACTAA
- the LOC108028440 gene encoding zinc finger protein on ecdysone puffs isoform X5, with protein MVSVKVNGAPQNRLGINPKVNGNMAFRGNQNRNRNFGGGNNNYGGPMGANRMGGMNMSPWESQNPGGGQFGNNMRQGGGQMNAQAINLANNLLNNLFRNQNPPSLLDLPRGGGGMGNRNQRGGPPHQGVAVR; from the exons ATGGTCAG CGTAAAGGTCAACGGAGCTCCACAGAATCGTTTAGGGATCAACCCAAAGGTCAACGGCAACATGGCATTCCGGGGCAACCAGAACCGCAACCGCAACTTCGgaggcggcaacaacaactacgGCGGACCCATGGGCGCCAACCGCATGGGCGGCATGAACATGTCGCCCTGGGAGTCCCAGAATCCCGGCGGCGGGCAGTTCGGCAACAACATGCGCCAGGGCGGCGGCCAGATGAACGCGCAGGCCATCAACCTGGCCAACAATCTGCTGAACAACCTGTTCAGGAACCAGAACCCCCCGTCGCTCCTCGACCTGCCCCGCGGCGGCGGTGGCATGGGAAATCGCAACCAGCGCGGCGGCCCG
- the LOC108028600 gene encoding NEDD4 family-interacting protein 1-like has protein sequence MPHNNQPSPGDDQLGPPKADFSAPPPYEANAGHGQQVALPAQMSTLTLATAEPGQMQIPMQMQVQLPGQADLMNAQLPPEIHGKLPTYEEVQMEKSLNGELPPAFLTLPSSQQLPPPPNPLLPPNPLRDGAAAVRSAQPALTFIAIDASDPENSLSTTDNLLGTDIMFITAFIVAFLFNWIGFLMLTCFCHTIAARYGALSGFGLSLAKWTLIVKHSTDLASHENSWLWWLICAFGFLISIRALIQYVSIKRSWRLLSASAQERLLFFY, from the coding sequence ATGCCGCATAACAACCAGCCTTCGCCCGGGGACGATCAGTTGGGACCGCCCAAGGCAGACTTCAGTGCTCCACCGCCGTACGAGGCGAACGCGGGCCATGGCCAGCAGGTGGCCCTGCCGGCTCAGATGTCCACGCTGACCTTGGCCACCGCCGAGCCCGGCCAGATGCAGATTCCGATGCAGATGCAGGTGCAGCTGCCGGGCCAGGCGGACCTGATGAATGCACAATTGCCGCCCGAGATACACGGGAAGCTGCCCACCTACGAGGAGGTGCAGATGGAGAAGTCCCTGAACGGAGAGCTGCCGCCCGCCTTTTTGACTTTGCCCTCCTCGCAGCAGCTTCCCCCGCCGCCGAATCCGCTGCTGCCGCCCAACCCGCTGCGCGACGGAGCCGCCGCAGTGCGATCCGCTCAACCGGCACTCACTTTTATCGCCATCGATGCCAGCGACCCGGAAAACAGCTTGTCGACCACGGACAACTTGCTCGGGACGGACATCATGTTCATCACGGCATTCATTGTGGCGTTTTTGTTCAACTGGATCGGCTTCCTGATGCTCACGTGCTTCTGTCACACGATTGCCGCCCGATACGGTGCCCTGTCGGGATTCGGATTGTCCCTGGCCAAATGGACGCTGATCGTAAAGCACTCGACGGACCTGGCCTCGCACGAGAACTCCTGGCTGTGGTGGCTGATCTGCGCCTTTGGCTTTCTGATCAGCATACGCGCTTTAATCCAGTATGTGAGCATCAAGCGATCGTGGCGCCTGCTCTCCGCCTCCGCCCAGGAACGGCTGCTATTCTTCTACTAG